One Paucibacter aquatile genomic window, GGCTTTGCGGCGTGATGCCGCCTCCGCTGACAGTGGGCCAGCCCTGCAAAGTCTCTCTCGCGGAGGTTTGCCATGATCAACTCAGTCGCCAGCCAAAACGAAGTCGCCAGCGCTTCCATCGTTGCGCCCGCTCGTTTCAGTGCCAACACCAGCAGCAGCGCCGAGCTGCAATCACGCAAGGCCTTGCCCACCAAGCAAGCACCTCTGCCGGCTGAACCCGAATCGGCCGTGGTGGAAATCTCTAGCGAGGGCGCCCGTCGAGCCCAAGCGGCACCTGCGCAAGCAGCGCCAATTCAGGCCACGGCTGTACCGGTTGCCCAGGTGCGCCCCGAGCCGCTGCCTGGCCCCCTGCCGCCAAGCAACTCGGGTGCCGACCCAACCGGCAGGAAGCCGCGCGTGGTGGAGGCCTCACCGGATCGCAGCGAAACCCCAATCAGCCTGCCCCCCGATACGCCGGCACCGGCTGCTCAGCTGGCAACATCGGCCACGGGCAACAGTGCGGCCGCAGTGCAGAGCAGCGGTGTCGCACCGACTGATCAAGGTCTGAGCAGCGCTCAGTTCGAAGATGCCGATACCAACCAGGACGGCACCATCGATGTGATGGAGCGCAAGATCTACGATTTTTCCTACCCGACCTTGGATGGAAAGGCGTCCAGCGCCGCAGAGAGCAGTTTGGAAGCCAGTCGGCGCCAGAATCTGGCCGAACTGCGGGCCTACGAAGCGGTGGCCCGCAGCGGACGCAATCTCTGAACCTTGCCCGGAGCTGCCATAAAAAAGGCCCGCAGACGCGGGCCTTTTGCTTGCCGCAGGCCCCTGCCGTTCAACGGCCGGGCCAACGGAGTTCGGCCGATTCAAGCCGTAGCTTGAATGCCTGCAATCGCCCACTCGCGGCTTTCGTCCAGCGGGCGCACCAGATGCCAGACTTCATCGAAGTTCTCGGCAGCGGCCTCGCTTTGCTCGCGGATCAGGCCCCAGAAACGCACGCTGACGATTTGCTGGCCGTTTTCCTGGGTGCGTTCGATCACGCGGGCGTCCAGCTGCAGCACATCGGTGCGTTGGGTCGCGCCCTTGCGGTCCAGCAGCTCTTGCTGCACGGCGCCGTACATCTCGGGCGTGGTGAAGCGGCGCAGATCGGCCTGGTCACCGGCATCGTTGGCCGCTTGCAGGCGGATGAATACGCGTTTGGCGATTTGCTCGAAGGCGGCGTTTTCAGCGCTCGGGCCGGCCGGGACCGGCGCCGCACTGGCGGCTGCGGGTTGTGCCGGCTGGAAGGCCTGCGGCTGCAGTGCCGGCGCGGGCTGGGCCGGTTGCGCGGCCGGGTAAGCCGGGCCGGCCGAGGCATATTGCAGGCCGCCAGCCTGGGCGTTCTTGTTGCCGGCAAAGCGGCGCATCAGGAAGGTGATCAGGAGCAACGCAGCGCCGCCAATCAGCACCATGGTCATGATGTTGGCCAGCGCTCCACCCATGCCGAAGTGGCTGGCCAGGGCGGCGATGCCCAGGCCGGCGGCCAGG contains:
- a CDS encoding Tim44 domain-containing protein — protein: MKRAVLSALIALSAVSVLSLASFDAEAKRLGGGGSAGMKRAVPQQNHDAAKSAPGAPAQGQQATPSPQQAAPAAPAAQPAAAAAAPKRSWMGPIAGLAAGLGIAALASHFGMGGALANIMTMVLIGGAALLLITFLMRRFAGNKNAQAGGLQYASAGPAYPAAQPAQPAPALQPQAFQPAQPAAASAAPVPAGPSAENAAFEQIAKRVFIRLQAANDAGDQADLRRFTTPEMYGAVQQELLDRKGATQRTDVLQLDARVIERTQENGQQIVSVRFWGLIREQSEAAAENFDEVWHLVRPLDESREWAIAGIQATA